One window of Mangrovibacterium diazotrophicum genomic DNA carries:
- a CDS encoding LytR/AlgR family response regulator transcription factor, translating to MLVKAIIVDDEPLARQVILEYAKDIPNLEIVCTCPNALEANKTIKETQVDLMFLDVDMPILSGLDFLKNITHAPLVILTTAYTDYALEGYELNILDYLKKPFGFDRFFKAFQKAEEQLSLLQLKTSSQKDNAKPEYIFIKSNKKTVRVQIEDIRIIEGLGDYIKIHLKDQHLVTNLSMKKMEELLPENDFIRIHKSFIIRLDSIQAIEGNQVEIIKQKLPIGNNYRQSFNELIERRIIK from the coding sequence ATGCTGGTAAAAGCGATAATTGTTGACGACGAGCCACTGGCAAGACAAGTGATTTTGGAATATGCGAAAGACATTCCGAACCTCGAAATAGTGTGCACTTGTCCGAACGCATTGGAAGCAAACAAAACGATCAAAGAAACGCAGGTTGATCTGATGTTCCTGGATGTTGATATGCCGATATTATCTGGTCTGGACTTTTTGAAAAACATCACCCATGCCCCGCTAGTGATACTGACGACTGCTTACACCGATTACGCACTAGAAGGCTACGAACTGAATATTCTGGATTACCTGAAAAAGCCTTTTGGATTTGACCGCTTTTTTAAAGCATTTCAAAAAGCTGAGGAACAACTGAGCCTGTTGCAACTAAAAACAAGTTCGCAAAAAGATAATGCCAAACCGGAGTACATTTTTATTAAATCGAACAAAAAGACAGTCCGTGTTCAAATTGAAGATATCCGCATTATTGAAGGTTTAGGCGACTACATCAAAATACACTTGAAAGATCAGCACCTGGTCACTAACCTTTCGATGAAAAAGATGGAAGAGTTACTGCCGGAGAATGATTTCATTCGAATCCATAAATCCTTCATCATTCGGTTAGACTCGATCCAGGCGATAGAGGGCAATCAAGTTGAAATTATCAAGCAAAAGCTACCAATCGGGAACAACTATCGCCAAAGTTTTAATGAATTGATTGAACGTCGTATTATCAAGTAA
- a CDS encoding glycosyl transferase family 90 has translation MVDRIDSSKRSKKLTKLRYSLWGLTQKNLKQVYYIVVFSRFLVPRFWSQFILRFKLKRIQAFDADYVYERVNYYNKLTECSTIKDKLESLKDYKLPERQRVYYFDSYQYIRYFSFKKRANFLFGDVTTVPDLPAFVKSRPIHGDNRNSVVLKLVKARHFLFVNDPVPFAEKKDMLIGRSAVSQPHRQKFLEMYFDHPMCNVGQINLNEDSHRWQLPKITLREHLNYKFILCLEGNDVATNLKWVMSSNSLAVMPKPIYETWFMEGKLIPDYHYVEIKSDYSDLQERLSYYIEHEDEALQIIQNANNYVKQFKNKKRESLISLMVIKKYFDMTGQGPFAGAN, from the coding sequence ATGGTTGATCGTATTGATTCGTCTAAACGAAGCAAGAAACTAACAAAGTTGCGCTATAGCTTGTGGGGTTTGACTCAGAAGAACCTGAAACAAGTCTATTATATCGTCGTTTTTTCCCGTTTTCTTGTACCGCGGTTTTGGTCGCAGTTTATACTGCGTTTCAAGCTAAAGCGCATTCAAGCTTTCGATGCTGATTACGTTTACGAGCGGGTCAATTACTACAATAAACTGACAGAATGTAGTACGATTAAAGACAAACTCGAATCGTTGAAGGATTATAAGCTACCCGAGCGGCAGCGTGTTTACTATTTCGACAGCTATCAGTATATTCGGTATTTTAGCTTTAAAAAACGTGCTAACTTTTTGTTTGGTGACGTAACAACAGTTCCCGATTTACCAGCATTTGTGAAGAGCCGCCCTATTCATGGCGACAACAGAAACTCAGTCGTGTTAAAGTTGGTTAAAGCACGGCATTTCTTATTTGTGAACGACCCGGTTCCCTTTGCCGAAAAGAAGGACATGCTGATTGGGCGTTCTGCTGTGAGCCAGCCGCATCGACAAAAGTTCTTGGAAATGTATTTCGATCATCCGATGTGCAATGTTGGACAGATCAACCTGAATGAAGATAGTCACCGGTGGCAGTTACCGAAGATTACTTTACGCGAACATTTGAACTACAAGTTTATTTTGTGTCTCGAAGGAAACGATGTAGCAACTAATTTGAAGTGGGTGATGTCGTCGAACTCGTTGGCCGTAATGCCGAAGCCAATTTACGAAACCTGGTTTATGGAGGGGAAGTTGATTCCCGACTATCACTATGTAGAAATTAAGTCGGATTACAGCGATTTGCAGGAACGTTTGAGCTATTACATCGAGCACGAGGATGAGGCATTGCAGATTATCCAGAACGCGAACAACTACGTGAAGCAGTTTAAAAACAAAAAACGGGAAAGCCTGATTTCGCTGATGGTTATCAAGAAGTATTTCGATATGACAGGGCAGGGGCCTTTCGCAGGAGCAAACTAG
- the rplQ gene encoding 50S ribosomal protein L17, protein MRHNKKFNHLGRKSAHRKAMLSNMANSLIFHKRISTTTAKAKALQIYVEPLITKAKSDTTHSRRIVFSYLKSKEAVSELFRDVAEKVAERPGGYTRILKTGNRLGDDAEMCIIELVDFNENMLEAKEAKTKSRRSRRGASKKAETAPAAPVAEAPAAPAADEAQAEEPKAE, encoded by the coding sequence ATGAGACACAATAAAAAATTCAACCATCTGGGAAGAAAAAGTGCTCATCGCAAAGCAATGTTGTCAAACATGGCTAACTCTTTGATTTTCCATAAGAGAATTAGCACGACAACAGCTAAAGCGAAAGCATTACAGATATATGTTGAGCCGCTTATTACAAAGGCAAAAAGTGATACGACTCACTCTCGTCGTATTGTCTTCAGTTACTTGAAGAGCAAAGAAGCCGTATCAGAACTGTTCCGCGATGTAGCAGAAAAAGTAGCTGAACGCCCTGGAGGTTATACAAGAATCCTGAAAACCGGAAACCGTTTAGGTGACGACGCAGAAATGTGTATTATCGAATTGGTTGACTTCAACGAAAACATGCTTGAAGCAAAAGAAGCCAAAACGAAATCACGTCGTTCTCGCCGTGGCGCCAGCAAGAAAGCTGAAACAGCTCCTGCTGCACCGGTTGCTGAAGCTCCTGCAGCACCTGCTGCTGACGAGGCTCAAGCTGAAGAACCAAAAGCTGAGTAA
- a CDS encoding DNA-directed RNA polymerase subunit alpha, which produces MAILAFQKPDKVIMVESDERFGKFEFRPLEPGYGITIGNALRRILLSSLEGYAITTVKIEGVDHEFATIKGVMEDVTEIILNLKQIRFKREVEDLDSEKVSITITGQETFTAGDINKFMTGFRVLNPELVICRMEADVKVQMEITINKGRGYVPGAENKPVDAEFGLIPIDSIFTPIRNVKYAVENYRVEQKTDYEKLVLEIKTDGSIHPKDALKEAAKILIYHFMLFSDEKITLDSDEKFANEEFDEEVLHMRQLLKTKLVDMDLSVRALNCLKAADVETLGELVTYNRNDLLKFRNFGKKSLTELDDLLNALNLTFGMDISKYKLDKE; this is translated from the coding sequence ATGGCAATATTAGCGTTCCAAAAACCTGACAAAGTAATAATGGTAGAATCTGATGAGCGGTTCGGTAAATTCGAATTCCGTCCATTGGAACCTGGTTATGGTATTACAATCGGTAATGCCTTGCGCAGAATCCTGTTATCATCTTTGGAGGGCTACGCAATCACAACTGTAAAGATTGAAGGCGTAGACCACGAATTTGCGACCATTAAAGGCGTGATGGAAGACGTAACTGAAATCATCCTTAACCTAAAGCAAATTCGTTTCAAAAGAGAAGTTGAAGATCTTGACAGTGAGAAAGTTTCTATCACCATTACTGGACAGGAAACCTTTACTGCCGGCGACATCAACAAGTTTATGACCGGTTTCCGTGTTCTGAACCCGGAATTGGTTATTTGCCGTATGGAAGCTGATGTTAAAGTGCAAATGGAAATCACCATCAACAAAGGTCGTGGTTATGTTCCTGGCGCTGAAAACAAGCCGGTAGATGCTGAGTTTGGTTTAATTCCGATTGACTCGATTTTCACGCCGATCCGTAACGTGAAATATGCAGTTGAAAACTATCGTGTTGAGCAAAAAACTGACTACGAAAAGTTGGTTTTGGAAATCAAAACTGATGGTTCAATTCATCCGAAAGATGCGTTGAAAGAAGCTGCTAAAATTCTGATTTACCACTTCATGCTGTTCTCTGACGAGAAAATTACTTTGGACTCAGACGAGAAATTTGCCAACGAAGAATTCGACGAAGAAGTACTGCACATGCGTCAGCTTCTAAAAACGAAATTGGTAGATATGGATCTTTCAGTTCGTGCACTGAACTGTTTGAAAGCTGCTGATGTTGAAACTTTGGGCGAGTTGGTTACTTACAACCGTAACGACTTGTTGAAGTTCCGTAACTTCGGTAAGAAATCTCTGACAGAGTTGGATGACCTGCTGAATGCGTTGAATCTGACATTCGGAATGGATATTAGTAAATATAAATTAGACAAGGAATAA
- the rpsD gene encoding 30S ribosomal protein S4 has translation MARYTGPKSKIARKFGEPIFGPDKVLEKKNYPPGFHGLASRRRKKSEYGLQLKEKQKAKYTYGILEKQFANLFHKASASKGITGEVLLQLLESRLDNVVFRFGLARTRAAARQLVSHKHITVNGEIVNIPSYQLRPGDVVGVREKSKSLEVVADALTSHRYNKYAWLEWDGSAMTGKFLNRPEREEIPENIKEQLIVELYSK, from the coding sequence ATGGCAAGATATACTGGACCAAAATCCAAAATTGCCCGGAAATTCGGTGAACCGATTTTCGGACCTGATAAAGTATTAGAAAAGAAAAATTACCCTCCGGGTTTCCATGGGTTAGCAAGCCGTCGTCGTAAAAAATCAGAATACGGTCTGCAGTTGAAGGAAAAGCAAAAAGCAAAATACACTTACGGTATTTTGGAAAAACAATTTGCGAACCTGTTCCACAAAGCATCAGCTTCTAAAGGTATTACCGGTGAAGTATTGTTGCAATTGCTCGAATCTCGTTTGGATAACGTTGTTTTCCGTTTTGGTTTGGCACGTACAAGAGCTGCTGCTCGTCAGCTAGTTTCTCACAAACACATCACTGTTAACGGCGAAATCGTAAACATTCCTTCTTACCAGTTGCGTCCTGGTGACGTGGTTGGCGTTCGTGAAAAATCAAAATCATTGGAAGTAGTTGCCGATGCGTTGACTTCACACCGCTACAACAAATACGCTTGGTTGGAATGGGATGGTTCAGCAATGACCGGTAAGTTCCTTAACCGTCCGGAACGGGAAGAAATTCCTGAAAACATTAAAGAACAACTAATCGTCGAGTTGTATTCTAAATAA
- the rpsK gene encoding 30S ribosomal protein S11 encodes MAKKTGTTRKRVVNVEATGQAHVHSSFNNIIISLTNNNGEVISWSSAGKKGFRGSKKNTPYAAQVAAEECAKTAYDLGLRKVKVFVKGPGNGRESAIRAINSVGIQVNEIVDVTPMPHNGCRPAKRRRV; translated from the coding sequence ATGGCAAAAAAAACTGGAACTACAAGAAAGAGAGTCGTTAATGTAGAAGCGACTGGCCAGGCGCATGTTCATTCCTCATTCAACAACATTATCATCTCTTTGACTAATAATAACGGAGAAGTTATTTCTTGGTCATCGGCTGGTAAAAAAGGATTTAGAGGTTCGAAGAAAAATACGCCTTACGCTGCACAGGTGGCTGCCGAAGAATGTGCAAAAACTGCATATGATTTGGGTCTTAGAAAAGTTAAAGTCTTCGTTAAAGGACCGGGCAATGGTCGTGAATCTGCTATCCGTGCTATCAATAGCGTTGGTATCCAGGTAAACGAAATCGTTGACGTGACTCCAATGCCGCACAACGGTTGTCGTCCTGCAAAAAGAAGACGTGTTTAA
- the rpsM gene encoding 30S ribosomal protein S13, which produces MARIVGVDIPDNKRGEIALTYVFGIGRARSRYILEQAGVSPDMKVADWDDDQFAAIRSVISNNFKVEGELRSENQLNIKRLMDIGCYRGIRHRIGLPVRGQSTKNNARTRKGKKKTVANKKKATK; this is translated from the coding sequence ATGGCTCGTATTGTTGGAGTTGATATTCCTGATAATAAAAGAGGAGAAATAGCCTTGACATATGTTTTCGGCATCGGCCGGGCCCGTTCACGCTATATCCTCGAACAAGCTGGTGTTTCTCCTGATATGAAAGTAGCTGACTGGGATGATGACCAGTTCGCAGCTATCCGTTCAGTTATCAGCAACAATTTCAAAGTAGAAGGTGAACTTCGCTCTGAAAACCAGTTGAACATTAAACGATTGATGGACATCGGTTGCTACCGTGGTATCCGTCACCGTATTGGCCTTCCAGTACGTGGACAAAGCACTAAAAACAACGCTCGTACACGTAAAGGAAAGAAGAAAACTGTAGCTAATAAGAAAAAAGCCACTAAATAA
- the ykgO gene encoding type B 50S ribosomal protein L36, giving the protein MKVRVSIKKRSADCKIVRRKGRLYVINKKNPKFKQRQG; this is encoded by the coding sequence ATGAAAGTAAGAGTATCCATTAAGAAACGCAGTGCCGACTGTAAGATTGTACGCAGAAAAGGCCGTTTGTACGTGATCAACAAAAAGAATCCTAAGTTCAAACAGCGTCAAGGATAA
- the infA gene encoding translation initiation factor IF-1: MAKQASIEQDGTIIEALSNAMFRVELENGHVITAHISGKMRMHYIKILPGDKVKVEMSPYDLTKGRITFRYKN; the protein is encoded by the coding sequence ATGGCAAAACAAGCCTCGATAGAACAAGACGGAACAATCATTGAAGCATTATCAAATGCCATGTTCAGGGTTGAACTTGAAAATGGACACGTGATAACAGCGCATATCTCTGGTAAAATGCGTATGCATTATATCAAAATTCTTCCTGGAGATAAGGTGAAAGTGGAAATGTCACCTTACGATCTGACTAAAGGACGAATTACTTTTAGATATAAAAATTAA
- the secY gene encoding preprotein translocase subunit SecY gives MKKFIETLKNIYKIEDLRARLGLTLFLLLIYRLGSYVALPGIDPAQLGQLKQQTSDGLLGLLDMFSGGAFSNASVFALGIMPYISASIVIQLLGIAVPYFQRLQKEGESGRRKINQITRYLTVLILLFQAPAYLANLTFQLPAEAFAVSGWMFKVTSTIILTAGSMFIMWLGERITDKGIGNGISLIIMIGIIARLPFAVFAEFISRLEQQGGGMVMFLIEFVFLFVVFMGSILLVQGTRRIPVQYAKRIVGNKQYGGVRQYIPLKVNAAGVMPIIFAQAIMFVPISLAGFANSDSMSGFASAMSNHTGFWYNFSQFVLVVLFTYFYTAITVNPVQMAEDMKKNGGFIPGVKPGKKTVEFLDTVMSRITLPGSIFLGIVTILPAFAMMAGINTQFAYFYGGTSLLILVGVVLDTLQQIESHLLMRHYDGLMKSGRIKGRTGGGAAMY, from the coding sequence ATGAAAAAATTTATCGAAACCCTAAAGAATATCTATAAAATCGAAGATTTGAGAGCCCGTTTGGGATTAACCTTATTTCTTTTGTTAATTTATCGATTAGGATCGTATGTAGCTTTACCGGGAATCGACCCTGCACAACTGGGTCAATTAAAACAACAGACTTCAGATGGGTTGCTGGGGTTATTGGATATGTTCTCGGGAGGTGCATTCTCAAACGCATCCGTATTTGCTTTAGGGATCATGCCTTACATTTCTGCTTCTATCGTAATTCAGCTGTTGGGAATAGCCGTTCCATATTTTCAGCGTTTACAAAAAGAAGGGGAATCAGGAAGAAGAAAAATCAACCAGATAACTCGTTATCTGACCGTGTTGATTCTTTTATTCCAGGCACCTGCGTATTTGGCCAACTTAACATTTCAATTACCGGCAGAAGCCTTCGCTGTTAGCGGCTGGATGTTCAAAGTAACATCAACAATTATTCTGACAGCTGGGTCGATGTTCATTATGTGGTTGGGCGAGCGCATCACCGATAAAGGAATAGGTAACGGTATTTCATTAATTATCATGATCGGTATTATCGCCCGTCTGCCATTTGCTGTCTTCGCCGAATTTATTTCGCGCCTCGAACAACAAGGTGGTGGTATGGTGATGTTCCTAATTGAGTTTGTATTCCTGTTCGTCGTGTTCATGGGAAGTATTCTGCTGGTACAAGGTACCCGCCGTATCCCTGTTCAGTACGCTAAACGAATTGTGGGTAACAAACAATATGGGGGCGTACGTCAGTACATACCGTTAAAAGTGAATGCTGCTGGGGTAATGCCAATTATCTTTGCCCAAGCTATCATGTTTGTTCCAATTAGCCTTGCCGGCTTTGCCAACTCTGACAGCATGAGCGGCTTTGCATCTGCAATGTCCAATCACACTGGCTTTTGGTATAATTTCTCTCAGTTTGTATTGGTCGTTTTGTTTACGTACTTTTACACCGCCATTACAGTAAACCCTGTGCAGATGGCTGAAGACATGAAAAAGAACGGTGGTTTTATTCCCGGTGTTAAACCAGGAAAGAAAACAGTCGAATTCCTCGATACCGTTATGTCTCGCATTACATTACCGGGATCTATTTTCCTGGGTATTGTAACTATTCTGCCAGCTTTCGCTATGATGGCCGGAATTAACACCCAGTTCGCCTACTTCTATGGCGGTACATCACTGTTAATTTTGGTAGGTGTTGTACTCGATACATTACAACAAATTGAGAGTCATCTTTTGATGCGCCATTATGATGGTCTGATGAAATCAGGTCGGATTAAAGGACGTACAGGAGGTGGTGCGGCAATGTATTAA
- the rplO gene encoding 50S ribosomal protein L15 produces MELNNLKPATGSVKREKRIGRGQGSGHGGTSTRGHKGAQSRSGYSRKRGFEGGQMPMQRVVPKFGFKNVNRVEYKAINLETLQTLAESKSLSAIDVQTLVDAGLASKNDRVKILGNGSLTLKLEVKAHAFSQSAKEAIEKLEGTTEIL; encoded by the coding sequence ATGGAATTAAATAATCTTAAACCTGCAACAGGATCCGTTAAACGGGAAAAGCGTATTGGTCGCGGTCAGGGTTCGGGACATGGCGGTACTTCTACAAGAGGTCACAAAGGTGCCCAATCCAGATCAGGCTATAGCCGCAAGCGTGGTTTCGAAGGCGGTCAAATGCCGATGCAACGTGTGGTACCGAAATTCGGATTCAAAAATGTAAACAGGGTAGAATATAAAGCCATCAATCTGGAAACATTGCAAACATTGGCTGAAAGCAAATCGCTTTCAGCTATTGATGTGCAAACCTTGGTTGATGCTGGTCTGGCTTCAAAAAATGACCGCGTAAAAATTTTGGGAAATGGATCTTTAACATTAAAATTGGAAGTTAAAGCTCATGCCTTTTCTCAAAGCGCAAAAGAAGCCATCGAAAAATTAGAAGGAACCACTGAAATACTCTAA
- the rpmD gene encoding 50S ribosomal protein L30, whose amino-acid sequence MAKIKVTLVKSIIGSEKSQKATVEALGIKKLNHSVEHEATPAIMGMVNKVKHLVKVEEI is encoded by the coding sequence ATGGCTAAAATTAAAGTTACTTTAGTGAAGAGCATTATTGGTTCCGAAAAGAGCCAAAAAGCAACAGTAGAAGCTCTCGGTATTAAAAAGTTGAATCACTCTGTTGAACATGAAGCTACTCCAGCGATCATGGGGATGGTAAACAAAGTGAAACACTTAGTGAAAGTCGAAGAAATTTAA
- the rpsE gene encoding 30S ribosomal protein S5, protein MSGNIKKVKTTDIELKDRLVAINRVTKVTKGGRTFSFSAIVVVGNEDGIVGWGLGKASEVTAAIAKGVDAAKKNLVKIPINKGTIPHEQVAKFGGANVFLKPASHGTGVKAGGAMRAVLESVGVHDILAKSKGSSNPHNLVKATFNALLEMRDAYTVAQHRGVSLEKVFKG, encoded by the coding sequence ATGTCAGGAAATATCAAAAAAGTCAAAACGACAGACATAGAATTGAAAGACCGGTTAGTTGCTATTAACCGTGTTACTAAAGTAACCAAAGGGGGTAGAACATTCAGCTTTTCTGCAATTGTTGTTGTTGGTAACGAAGACGGTATCGTAGGCTGGGGACTTGGTAAAGCAAGTGAAGTAACAGCTGCCATCGCTAAAGGCGTTGACGCTGCGAAAAAGAACCTGGTGAAAATTCCTATCAACAAAGGTACTATTCCTCACGAACAAGTTGCTAAATTTGGCGGCGCTAACGTATTCCTGAAACCGGCATCTCACGGTACCGGGGTAAAAGCAGGGGGTGCGATGCGTGCTGTACTGGAAAGTGTTGGTGTACACGACATCCTGGCGAAATCAAAAGGATCGTCTAACCCACACAACTTGGTAAAAGCTACTTTCAATGCATTGCTTGAAATGCGCGATGCTTACACTGTAGCTCAGCACAGAGGTGTTTCATTGGAAAAAGTATTTAAAGGATAA
- the rplR gene encoding 50S ribosomal protein L18 produces the protein MALTKQERRFRIKKRIRKIVSGTADRPRLNVFRSNKQIYAQLVDDLAGTTLLSVSSLDKDITAATGTKSEKAGLVGKALAEKAAAAGIIDVVFDRNGYLYHGRVKQLADAAREGGLKF, from the coding sequence ATGGCTTTAACGAAACAAGAAAGAAGATTTAGAATAAAAAAGAGAATCCGGAAAATCGTTTCCGGAACTGCAGATAGACCTCGTTTGAATGTCTTCCGCAGCAACAAACAAATTTATGCCCAATTGGTCGACGACCTGGCAGGTACAACTTTGTTGTCAGTCTCTTCATTGGATAAAGATATTACTGCTGCTACAGGCACAAAATCAGAAAAAGCTGGCCTTGTAGGTAAAGCTTTAGCTGAAAAAGCTGCTGCTGCCGGTATTATCGACGTAGTATTCGACCGTAACGGTTATTTGTATCACGGTAGAGTTAAACAATTAGCTGATGCTGCCCGTGAAGGTGGCCTTAAATTTTAA
- the rplF gene encoding 50S ribosomal protein L6 — MSRIGKLPIEIPAGVTINVTPENLVTVKGKLGELSQQVDPEIEVAVEGTQLTVTRPTDQKRHRALHGLYRALINNMVIGVSAGYEIKLELVGVGYRAENQGQLLDLVLGYSHHTYLELPAEVKVEAVTDKRSNPTVTLKSCDKQLIGQVAAKIRSLRAPEPYKGKGVKFAGEQLRRKAGKSAGAK, encoded by the coding sequence ATGTCAAGGATAGGTAAATTACCCATTGAAATTCCAGCCGGTGTAACCATTAACGTAACTCCAGAAAACCTGGTAACCGTTAAAGGAAAACTGGGCGAGCTTTCGCAGCAGGTAGACCCTGAGATTGAAGTAGCAGTAGAAGGAACCCAATTGACGGTTACACGCCCAACCGATCAGAAACGTCACCGTGCACTGCACGGCCTGTACCGTGCCCTGATCAACAACATGGTTATCGGCGTTTCTGCTGGTTACGAAATTAAATTAGAGTTAGTCGGTGTTGGTTACCGTGCAGAAAACCAAGGTCAATTGTTGGACTTGGTACTTGGTTACTCTCACCACACTTATTTGGAACTTCCGGCAGAAGTAAAAGTTGAAGCTGTTACCGACAAGCGTAGCAACCCAACCGTAACTCTGAAAAGCTGTGACAAACAGCTTATTGGCCAGGTTGCCGCAAAAATCCGTTCTCTGCGTGCTCCGGAACCTTACAAAGGTAAAGGTGTGAAATTCGCTGGTGAACAATTGCGTCGCAAAGCCGGTAAATCTGCAGGTGCTAAATAG
- the rpsH gene encoding 30S ribosomal protein S8 encodes MTDPIADFLTRIRNAQKAKHRVVDIPASNIKKEMTKILKDKGYILNYKFEEEVNYQGNIKIALKYHPETKTPAIKSIKRVSKPGLRQYCDSENIPRVLNGLGIAILSTSKGVMTDKEAQAQGVGGEVLCYVY; translated from the coding sequence ATTACAGACCCAATAGCAGATTTCTTGACTCGCATCCGTAACGCCCAAAAAGCGAAACACCGCGTAGTTGATATTCCTGCTTCAAACATAAAAAAGGAAATGACCAAAATCCTCAAGGACAAAGGTTATATCCTGAACTACAAATTTGAAGAAGAGGTGAACTACCAAGGCAATATCAAAATCGCCTTGAAATATCACCCTGAAACAAAGACTCCAGCCATCAAATCAATCAAAAGAGTTTCTAAACCTGGTTTGAGACAATACTGCGATAGCGAGAACATTCCTCGTGTATTAAACGGCTTGGGAATTGCAATTCTATCTACATCTAAAGGTGTTATGACTGACAAAGAAGCTCAGGCACAAGGCGTAGGTGGTGAAGTATTGTGTTACGTTTATTAA
- the rpsN gene encoding 30S ribosomal protein S14: MAKESMKAREVKRAALVEKYAEKRALLKAEGDYVGLQKLPKNSSKVRMHNRCKLTGRPKGYIRQFGISRINFREMASAGLIPGVKKASW, translated from the coding sequence ATGGCAAAAGAATCAATGAAAGCCCGCGAGGTTAAACGCGCAGCACTGGTTGAAAAATACGCTGAAAAAAGGGCACTACTTAAAGCAGAAGGTGATTATGTCGGTTTGCAAAAATTACCTAAGAACTCTTCAAAGGTACGTATGCACAACCGTTGCAAATTAACCGGTCGTCCGAAAGGATACATTCGTCAGTTTGGTATTTCACGTATCAACTTCCGCGAAATGGCATCTGCAGGATTGATTCCGGGAGTTAAAAAAGCTAGTTGGTAA
- the rplE gene encoding 50S ribosomal protein L5: MAYTPTLKKKYSEEVVPALKQEFGYKSVMQVPKLQKIVLNQGVGAAIADKKIIEVATEEMTMIAGQKAVQTKSKKDISNFKLRKKMPIGVRVTLRKERMYEFLDRLVNVSLPRTRDFKGIESKMDGQGNYTLGIPEQIIFPEINIDKVNRINGMNITFVTSAETDEEGFALLKALGLPFKNVKKN, encoded by the coding sequence ATGGCTTATACACCAACACTTAAGAAGAAATATTCGGAAGAAGTTGTACCAGCTTTGAAGCAAGAGTTTGGATACAAATCTGTTATGCAGGTTCCGAAGTTGCAAAAGATCGTCCTGAACCAAGGGGTTGGAGCTGCAATTGCCGACAAAAAAATCATTGAAGTTGCTACTGAAGAAATGACAATGATCGCTGGTCAAAAAGCAGTTCAAACCAAGTCAAAAAAGGACATCTCAAACTTCAAACTGCGTAAAAAAATGCCAATCGGGGTTCGTGTGACACTCCGTAAAGAGCGCATGTATGAATTCCTGGATCGTCTTGTAAACGTATCTTTGCCACGTACTCGTGACTTCAAAGGTATCGAGAGCAAAATGGACGGACAAGGTAACTACACCTTGGGTATCCCGGAACAAATCATTTTTCCTGAGATCAACATTGATAAGGTTAACCGTATCAACGGTATGAACATTACTTTCGTTACTTCTGCAGAAACAGATGAAGAAGGCTTCGCCTTATTGAAAGCATTAGGTTTACCTTTTAAAAACGTAAAAAAGAACTAA
- the rplX gene encoding 50S ribosomal protein L24, with the protein MQKKLHIKKGDTVVVTAGNSKGRQGKVLEVIRDKDRAIVEGVNMVKKHTKPNAENPQGGIVEKEAPIHISNLMLVDPKSGSRTRIGRKLGDNGKLVRYSKKSGEEIK; encoded by the coding sequence ATGCAGAAGAAATTACATATCAAAAAAGGAGACACAGTTGTCGTTACTGCCGGTAACAGCAAAGGCCGTCAAGGAAAAGTCCTGGAAGTAATCCGCGACAAAGACAGAGCAATTGTGGAGGGCGTTAATATGGTTAAAAAACATACCAAACCGAATGCGGAAAACCCACAAGGTGGTATTGTTGAAAAGGAAGCGCCAATCCACATTTCTAACCTGATGTTGGTTGATCCTAAATCTGGATCTCGCACTCGCATCGGTCGGAAACTCGGCGACAACGGTAAATTAGTTCGTTATTCAAAAAAATCTGGAGAGGAGATTAAGTAA